Proteins from a single region of Nakamurella deserti:
- a CDS encoding glycosyltransferase, with protein MSPTPDVPRQHLPTAADVAVVAVTFSPGETLPPFLASVTAAARWPADPRIVLADNGSTDGSVAAVAGAAGVAVVHTGGNLGFGGGANAGVATLPPEVAWVVVCNPDLVFAPGAIDELLTAAGRWPHAGAFGPQIRTVDGRLYPSARELPSVVRGAGHAVFGWWWPTNPWTKAYRRDHEAPTERPAGWLSGACLLVRREAFTAVGGFDERYFMYFEDVDLGERLSRAGWQNVYVPSAVVTHIGGHSTSGHADAMTAAHHASAYRYLAGRYPARWQAPLRGVLKLGLRARQLLARRSAAVAEGAAVPDTPTG; from the coding sequence GTGAGTCCCACCCCCGACGTACCACGGCAGCACCTCCCCACCGCCGCCGACGTGGCGGTCGTCGCGGTGACGTTCTCGCCCGGTGAGACGCTGCCGCCGTTCCTGGCGTCGGTGACCGCGGCGGCGCGCTGGCCGGCGGATCCGCGGATCGTGCTGGCCGACAACGGCTCCACCGACGGCAGTGTCGCCGCCGTGGCCGGCGCGGCCGGGGTCGCGGTGGTGCACACCGGCGGCAACCTGGGGTTCGGCGGTGGCGCGAACGCCGGGGTGGCGACGCTGCCGCCGGAGGTCGCGTGGGTGGTCGTGTGCAACCCCGACCTGGTCTTCGCGCCCGGCGCGATCGACGAGTTGCTGACGGCGGCGGGGCGGTGGCCGCACGCCGGCGCGTTCGGTCCGCAGATCCGGACCGTCGACGGCCGGCTGTATCCGTCGGCACGGGAGCTGCCCAGCGTCGTCCGCGGTGCCGGGCACGCGGTGTTCGGCTGGTGGTGGCCGACGAACCCGTGGACGAAGGCCTACCGGCGCGACCACGAGGCGCCGACCGAGCGGCCCGCGGGCTGGCTGTCGGGCGCATGCCTGCTGGTGCGCCGGGAGGCGTTCACCGCGGTCGGCGGGTTCGACGAGCGTTACTTCATGTACTTCGAGGACGTCGACCTGGGGGAGCGCCTGTCCCGGGCGGGGTGGCAGAACGTCTACGTCCCGTCGGCGGTGGTGACCCACATCGGTGGTCATTCCACGAGCGGTCACGCCGACGCGATGACCGCGGCCCACCACGCCAGCGCCTACCGCTACCTGGCCGGCCGGTACCCGGCCCGCTGGCAGGCGCCGTTGCGCGGGGTGCTGAAGCTGGGGCTGCGGGCCCGGCAGCTGCTGGCCCGGCGGTCGGCCGCGGTCGCCGAGGGTGCGGCCGTCCCGGACACGCCCACCGGTTGA
- a CDS encoding glycosyltransferase family 4 protein codes for MRTEPRVLLDATAIPAERGGVGRYVDNLAAALDANGAALSVVCQHRDADVFAALAPRSRVVPVAGELTSRPARLTWEQTTLPRLARRLPVDVIHSPHYTMPMTAGMPVVVTLHDATFFTDRRLHSGVKGRFFRGWTRTSLKLAACCVVPSRATAQELVRTAMADSDRLIVAPHGVDTDRFHVPSAAEKDAVAAALGLDPALGWIGFLGTLEPRKNVPALIRAYVRYARGRPADAPAPPLVLAGSPGWDQAVEPALAAVPDGVRVVQTGHLPVEQLAGFLGGAALVVYPSLGEGFGLPVLEAMACGAAVLTTRRLSLPEVGGDAVAYSGVGAGDIAETLEQLMADPDRRGELGRQARTRATGFTWKAAAEAHQLAYDRAAGVQR; via the coding sequence ATGCGGACCGAGCCTCGGGTTCTGCTCGACGCCACCGCCATTCCCGCCGAACGCGGCGGGGTCGGCCGGTACGTCGACAACCTGGCGGCGGCGCTGGACGCCAACGGCGCCGCGCTGTCGGTGGTCTGTCAGCACCGTGACGCCGACGTGTTCGCCGCACTCGCCCCACGCAGCCGTGTCGTCCCGGTCGCCGGGGAACTGACCAGCCGGCCGGCCCGGCTGACCTGGGAGCAGACCACGCTGCCGCGGCTGGCCCGCCGACTGCCGGTGGACGTCATCCACTCCCCGCACTACACGATGCCGATGACCGCCGGGATGCCCGTCGTCGTGACGCTGCACGACGCCACCTTCTTCACCGACCGTCGGCTGCACTCGGGGGTGAAGGGCCGGTTCTTCCGCGGCTGGACCCGCACCTCGCTGAAGCTGGCCGCGTGCTGCGTGGTCCCCAGCCGGGCGACCGCGCAGGAACTCGTGCGCACCGCGATGGCCGACTCCGACCGGCTGATCGTCGCCCCGCACGGGGTCGACACCGACCGGTTCCACGTCCCGTCCGCGGCCGAGAAGGACGCCGTCGCGGCGGCGCTGGGACTCGACCCGGCACTGGGGTGGATCGGCTTCCTGGGCACGTTGGAGCCGCGCAAGAACGTCCCGGCGCTGATCCGCGCCTACGTCCGCTACGCCAGGGGGCGGCCGGCCGACGCGCCGGCTCCGCCGCTGGTGCTGGCGGGCAGTCCCGGCTGGGACCAGGCGGTGGAACCGGCGCTGGCCGCGGTCCCGGACGGGGTCCGGGTGGTGCAGACGGGGCATCTGCCGGTCGAGCAGCTCGCCGGCTTCCTGGGCGGTGCGGCGCTGGTGGTGTACCCGAGCCTCGGGGAGGGGTTCGGGCTGCCGGTGCTGGAGGCGATGGCGTGCGGGGCCGCGGTGCTGACCACCCGGCGGCTGTCGCTGCCCGAGGTCGGTGGCGACGCGGTGGCGTACAGCGGCGTCGGTGCGGGCGACATCGCCGAGACGCTGGAGCAGCTGATGGCGGATCCGGACCGGCGCGGCGAGCTGGGGCGGCAGGCTCGCACACGCGCGACCGGGTTCACCTGGAAGGCCGCCGCGGAGGCCCACCAACTCGCCTACGACCGCGCTGCCGGAGTGCAGCGGTGA